Genomic DNA from Gimesia aquarii:
GTATTCCCAGGTTGAATAACGGATCATCAAAGGTGAAAGCACATTTTCCAGTAAGTTCAATTCGGGTAACAAATGATAGAATTGGAAGATGAATCCAAAGACGCGGTTTCGAATTTGGTCACGGGCATGCTCGGGTAAGTCGTCAATCTGTTGACCTTCCAGATGAATCTCTCCCACATCGGGAGTATCCAGCAATCCAAACAGATGCATTAAGGTGCTCTTTCCCGATCCTGACTGACCGACGATCGACAGAAACTCGCCCTTATTCACTTCAACATCGATTCCACGTAATACGGGGACCTTGTGCTTATCTTTTCGGTAAGCCTTTTCGACGGCAATCGCCGCTAACTGTGGATGAGGCATTGATATGGTCTCGGTCATGAATTCATACTCGACATAAACGGGAAAACAACAATCGCAACTAGTTCTTTATCTAAAACACGCTCATACTACTCGTATCGCAATGATTCGACCGGATGAAAACGTGCTGCTTTTCGTGCAGGTAGAATACTGGCAAGCACGGCAATAATCATGGCGCCGATGGCAACCCAGAAGACCATCATCGGTTCTACATGCGTGGCAATTTCCGGGAAATAATAAATCCGCTGATCGAACACTTTCCGACCTGTGATAAAGGTGATAAATTTCTCGATCTCATTAATATATCTCACGAACAGCAATCCAACAGCAACACCAACACCGCTTCCCACGAGCCCTAATGCCAGGCCGTAAGACAGAAAGATCGACATGATTCCATTCGAACTCGCGCCCAGTGCTTTCAGGACTCCGATATCACGCGTCTTTTCGATGGTAATCATGAAAAAGATCGCTAAAATGCCAAAACCGGCAACGGCAATGATCAGAAACAGTAATACATTCAAGATTGCAGATTCGACTTCGACGGCTGCTAACAATGGACCTTGTTTGTCTTCCCAGGTTCGAACACGAAACAAGCCGGCAGGTAATGCTTCCTCCAACTTGCTCACGACCATGGCGGCATCTTCCGGATTTTTCAGCTTAAGCTGAATGGATGTGATCGGTTTAGCACCGCTCTCCGGATCAAGCACCATTCCTCGAACTTCCTGTAAATATTCCAGATTACAGAACACTAAATTACCATCGTGTTCGCTCATGTCGCTTTTGAATAAATCGACTACAGTCGCATTAAAGTGGGTCGGTTCTGGAGGATGCCCGGCCGTCACAGTGCTGATCTTAATATCATCGCCCGGCTTGACGATTTGAAACATTTTGATTTCGCCGGTTTCGGGATCTTCATAAGGAAAACTGACCAACCCATAACCGACATAAACACGTCCCTGCAAAGGGCTACCAGGATCACGATTTTCTTGTTTTTCAAAAGCCGATCCTTTTAAGTTTTCCTTGAAAGGATTAGTGACCGCATCTGCTTTGTCTGCTACCTGTGGTTCAGAATCAAATACCTGATCGGAGGGTGTCTTAGAATCGAATTGAGGAGGAGGTAGTGGCTTGTTCGATTCAGGTCCCTCAACAGGTGCAGTCTGATCATCCAGAGGTGGTGGATTATGATTCCAGCGATCAACCATCCATTGTGCGCGGGTAGTCCACTCTTTGCGATAGGCCATCGCTTCCGGCGACAGTTCCCAATCAGGTACTGAATTGATATCTGTATTTACCAGATATTCAGCCAGTGGTCCGACAGTTGCTTTAGTACCTGGATCGATACCGATCAAAGTAACTGGCTTGCTTTGCCATTGAGAGCCATACTGCACACTGAGCATTGCATAGATTTCAA
This window encodes:
- a CDS encoding ABC transporter permease; amino-acid sequence: MYKTLLCLRYLRTRYIALASIISMTLGVATMIVVNSVMDGFSTDMRTRLRGILADVIVETNSLDGVAISQDMKDSINRAVGDHIEGMTTTVEIYAMLSVQYGSQWQSKPVTLIGIDPGTKATVGPLAEYLVNTDINSVPDWELSPEAMAYRKEWTTRAQWMVDRWNHNPPPLDDQTAPVEGPESNKPLPPPQFDSKTPSDQVFDSEPQVADKADAVTNPFKENLKGSAFEKQENRDPGSPLQGRVYVGYGLVSFPYEDPETGEIKMFQIVKPGDDIKISTVTAGHPPEPTHFNATVVDLFKSDMSEHDGNLVFCNLEYLQEVRGMVLDPESGAKPITSIQLKLKNPEDAAMVVSKLEEALPAGLFRVRTWEDKQGPLLAAVEVESAILNVLLFLIIAVAGFGILAIFFMITIEKTRDIGVLKALGASSNGIMSIFLSYGLALGLVGSGVGVAVGLLFVRYINEIEKFITFITGRKVFDQRIYYFPEIATHVEPMMVFWVAIGAMIIAVLASILPARKAARFHPVESLRYE
- a CDS encoding ABC transporter ATP-binding protein, which gives rise to MTETISMPHPQLAAIAVEKAYRKDKHKVPVLRGIDVEVNKGEFLSIVGQSGSGKSTLMHLFGLLDTPDVGEIHLEGQQIDDLPEHARDQIRNRVFGFIFQFYHLLPELNLLENVLSPLMIRYSTWEYWKKKKQFKQDAMEIIEKVGLSHRIKHRPAELSGGEMQRAAIARALIAKPQILLADEPTGNLDSSTGKEIMELLTNLNEQEQLTIIMVTHDDLIASQAHRTVRLREGQFELLGKHQSASVPA